From a region of the candidate division KSB1 bacterium genome:
- a CDS encoding FGGY family carbohydrate kinase produces the protein MKQLFAGIDCSTQSCKLVIIDLDLKQVLYTDVVNYDHDLPQYHTVNGVISGLGEGVSESDPKMWIDALETLFQRLARSEISPRDIQAISVSGQQHGLVCLDREGNLSRTRSKLWNDFSTRAECEQLTEFVGGPKQMIAEVGNTQRTGYTAGKILHFARHEPDAFRRTATCFLVHNFVNWYLTGGKNGGVRVMEPGDTSGMALWHPATRSWSEKLIDFIDPSLREKLPPVLPSDRFIGTISADLVHRFGFDPKCQIDAGSGDNMYGAIGTGNVVPGIVTVSLGTSGTAYSFMEQPYIDPEGEIAAFCDSTGHYLPLLCVSNLANGYNTLLQQFNLNHEQFNQIAAKTPAGCLGRVVIPWYAGERTPDVPLAAPLYFGFGLDDFRPEWLCRAVLEGHVLNLYDGFQRMPVTAQEIRLTGGLSRSEIWCQTIADIFEATVVPVEGEGAALGAALHAAWVYRKNQDPSISLLELITPFVLLQEQRRKNPIADNVRRYQILKKLYHSLSCLVRRQPSSEDPFELRNHLIQIGSNR, from the coding sequence GTGAAACAATTATTTGCTGGCATTGATTGTTCGACCCAAAGCTGTAAGCTTGTCATCATCGATCTGGATCTCAAACAGGTACTTTATACTGATGTTGTCAATTATGATCATGATCTTCCCCAATATCACACAGTAAACGGGGTTATCTCAGGCCTCGGTGAGGGAGTTTCTGAATCTGATCCCAAGATGTGGATCGACGCGCTGGAGACGCTATTTCAGCGATTGGCTCGATCTGAGATTTCGCCGCGGGATATTCAGGCGATTTCGGTATCAGGGCAACAGCATGGGCTGGTGTGTCTGGATCGGGAAGGCAATCTCTCGCGAACAAGAAGCAAGCTCTGGAACGATTTCTCCACACGCGCCGAATGCGAACAGCTCACCGAATTTGTCGGAGGGCCGAAGCAAATGATCGCTGAAGTGGGGAATACGCAACGCACCGGATACACCGCTGGCAAAATTCTACATTTCGCTCGTCACGAGCCAGACGCCTTCAGAAGAACTGCAACCTGTTTTCTGGTTCACAATTTCGTCAATTGGTACCTAACTGGTGGCAAAAACGGAGGCGTGCGCGTTATGGAGCCAGGTGATACATCCGGTATGGCGCTTTGGCATCCAGCCACAAGATCTTGGTCTGAAAAATTGATAGATTTCATCGATCCCAGCTTGCGGGAGAAACTTCCTCCAGTCCTGCCATCCGATCGATTTATCGGCACCATCTCTGCAGATTTGGTCCATCGCTTTGGTTTCGATCCCAAATGTCAAATTGATGCTGGCAGCGGCGACAATATGTATGGTGCGATTGGAACTGGCAATGTGGTCCCAGGGATTGTTACAGTCAGCCTGGGCACCAGCGGCACGGCGTATAGCTTCATGGAACAACCATATATCGACCCTGAAGGTGAAATTGCAGCCTTTTGCGATAGCACAGGCCATTATCTGCCGTTGCTTTGCGTATCCAATCTCGCCAATGGATATAACACGCTGCTGCAACAATTTAACCTGAACCATGAGCAGTTTAATCAAATTGCAGCTAAAACCCCTGCTGGTTGCCTGGGGCGAGTGGTGATCCCATGGTATGCTGGGGAGCGGACTCCGGACGTGCCTTTGGCTGCTCCGCTCTACTTCGGTTTCGGGTTGGACGATTTTCGTCCCGAATGGCTCTGTCGCGCGGTGCTTGAGGGACATGTACTCAATCTATATGATGGATTTCAGCGGATGCCAGTGACCGCTCAAGAAATTCGGCTGACAGGTGGTTTGTCGCGCTCGGAGATCTGGTGCCAAACCATTGCCGATATCTTTGAAGCCACGGTCGTGCCAGTGGAGGGAGAAGGCGCTGCGTTGGGTGCTGCTCTCCACGCTGCTTGGGTATATCGTAAAAATCAAGACCCCTCCATTTCTTTGCTTGAATTGATTACACCTTTTGTCCTGCTCCAAGAACAACGTCGGAAAAACCCAATTGCCGATAATGTCAGGCGTTACCAGATCCTTAAAAAGCTATATCATTCATTGAGCTGCCTTGTTCGCAGACAACCGAGCAGTGAAGATCCTTTTGAACTGAGAAATCATCTAATTCAAATCGGCAGCAACCGATGA
- a CDS encoding alanine dehydrogenase produces the protein MNIGIPKEILAEERRISLTAPGVYSLVKEGHKVYIERGAGLDSRFSDEDFQKMGGEIVFNHEEVFKRSDLIIKVMPPTESEAELLHPEQMIFSFLLTGLLKKRTIEMMLEKKVTAVGTELIEIAPKYRPLLVAMGEIAGNMMPQIAGRFLQCDNGGRGIAIGGFPGIPPSTVVILGAGQLGFNSAKAFVGLGAQVVVMDEDISRLRFIHRELGGRVITAEANLYMIERALKFADVFIGAVYQPAQRTPILITEEHLKLMKKGSLIIDASIDHGGCVATSRPTTHSDPVFIKEGILHYCVPNIPAVVARTASRAMNNIVAPFAMSIAREGIKKACQTNQILASGIYLSDGKCTNKGVADLYDLEFSKYKC, from the coding sequence ATGAATATTGGAATTCCTAAGGAAATCCTAGCTGAGGAGCGGCGAATTTCGCTGACGGCGCCAGGTGTCTACTCATTGGTCAAGGAAGGGCATAAGGTCTACATCGAACGTGGAGCAGGATTGGACAGTCGCTTTTCAGACGAGGATTTCCAAAAAATGGGTGGTGAAATTGTGTTCAACCACGAGGAAGTGTTTAAGCGCTCCGATCTGATTATCAAAGTGATGCCACCGACAGAATCTGAGGCGGAATTGCTTCATCCAGAGCAAATGATTTTCTCATTTCTGTTGACGGGGCTGCTGAAAAAGCGTACGATTGAGATGATGTTGGAAAAGAAAGTCACCGCTGTGGGGACGGAATTGATCGAGATCGCACCCAAATATCGACCGCTCCTGGTCGCTATGGGTGAAATTGCTGGCAACATGATGCCCCAAATTGCAGGTCGTTTTTTGCAATGCGATAACGGTGGCCGTGGGATTGCCATTGGTGGATTCCCGGGCATCCCGCCATCGACCGTTGTCATTCTCGGTGCAGGCCAGTTAGGTTTCAATTCTGCCAAAGCTTTTGTCGGTCTCGGCGCGCAGGTCGTCGTCATGGATGAAGATATCTCGCGACTGCGGTTTATTCATCGAGAATTAGGGGGCAGGGTAATCACTGCTGAAGCCAACCTTTATATGATTGAGCGGGCACTAAAATTTGCAGACGTGTTCATTGGTGCTGTGTATCAACCAGCACAACGGACCCCGATTCTCATTACCGAAGAGCATCTGAAGTTGATGAAAAAAGGTTCGCTCATCATTGATGCATCTATTGACCATGGGGGATGTGTCGCAACCAGCCGACCGACCACGCATTCTGACCCGGTATTTATCAAAGAAGGGATTCTGCACTATTGCGTTCCTAATATTCCAGCGGTCGTCGCTCGGACAGCATCTCGAGCCATGAATAACATCGTCGCCCCATTTGCCATGTCGATCGCTCGAGAGGGCATCAAAAAAGCCTGCCAAACAAACCAGATATTGGCTTCTGGTATCTATCTGAGCGATGGCAAATGCACCAATAAAGGAGTGGCAGATCTATATGATTTGGAGTTTAGCAAATATAAATGTTAG
- a CDS encoding TonB family protein, with product MKHDSRDRTKFEVLKDLAKNEKSSAQTFKVGTSQKIEKFPAEFKKGILQSIDLRFLLILLFSLVLNVSFIFLLRRMVPMELTSKAISNIQERYAKLLLKEGSLSYPSFLDRLSKYENRIDPEVITGLTRWMSTYTDNFIESIAEIPAARESKGSSAGPLGPRETSLPSREDLLGARSTATAQRRASRAELEQQMSSVGLLGLISSNTRAADREYVEDLLEYASENSEHLSEVLSRLSAIEVPRYGSSHYLRRLKDGDDSRGIGSDEALLKGGRITANEEKQQAIENVKPIETVQAKPAKRNLNYEPVPTSEEEQAAITQKRVKTRSAQDVMRVVQSHTRALQDCYKQELRYAPNISGKITVRFVVDPDGNVKDVALVSSTLNSPRMEQCIINRIKRWRDFPPCDPSVGDKTYRQSFSFGEKN from the coding sequence GTGAAGCACGATAGCCGCGACCGCACCAAGTTTGAAGTGTTGAAAGATTTAGCTAAAAACGAAAAATCAAGCGCTCAGACCTTTAAAGTGGGCACTTCCCAGAAAATCGAAAAATTTCCAGCCGAATTTAAAAAGGGGATTCTTCAATCGATCGATTTGCGCTTCCTCCTGATTCTCTTGTTCTCATTAGTCCTAAATGTGAGCTTTATTTTTTTGCTCCGACGGATGGTGCCCATGGAATTAACCAGCAAAGCGATTAGCAATATTCAAGAACGCTACGCAAAACTTTTGCTCAAAGAGGGCTCTCTCTCGTACCCGAGCTTTTTGGATCGATTATCGAAATACGAAAATCGAATCGATCCTGAGGTGATCACTGGATTGACCCGATGGATGTCTACTTATACGGATAATTTTATCGAGAGCATAGCAGAGATTCCTGCAGCTCGCGAATCAAAAGGTTCAAGTGCTGGTCCCTTAGGACCTAGAGAGACAAGCTTACCATCCCGGGAAGATTTGCTTGGTGCGCGATCTACGGCTACTGCGCAAAGGCGAGCGTCTCGGGCTGAATTAGAGCAGCAAATGAGCTCAGTAGGGTTATTGGGATTAATTTCCAGTAATACTCGAGCAGCCGATCGCGAGTATGTGGAGGACCTCCTGGAATACGCTTCAGAAAACTCTGAGCATTTAAGTGAGGTGCTATCCCGTCTGAGTGCAATCGAGGTTCCGCGCTATGGAAGCAGTCATTATCTCAGGAGATTAAAGGATGGGGATGATAGTCGTGGCATCGGTAGCGACGAGGCACTTCTCAAAGGGGGACGTATCACAGCTAACGAAGAAAAACAACAGGCGATCGAAAATGTCAAGCCAATCGAAACGGTTCAGGCAAAGCCTGCTAAGCGCAATCTAAATTACGAACCTGTTCCTACGAGCGAGGAGGAGCAAGCAGCCATAACCCAGAAGCGCGTCAAAACCCGGTCGGCTCAGGACGTGATGCGGGTTGTCCAATCTCATACTCGCGCTTTGCAGGATTGCTATAAGCAAGAATTGCGCTACGCACCGAATATCAGTGGTAAGATCACTGTGCGATTTGTGGTTGATCCTGATGGCAATGTGAAAGATGTCGCGCTTGTATCTTCCACGCTCAATAGCCCCAGGATGGAACAATGCATTATCAATCGGATCAAACGCTGGCGCGACTTCCCACCGTGCGACCCAAGCGTTGGAGATAAAACCTATCGACAATCGTTTAGCTTCGGAGAGAAAAATTGA
- a CDS encoding ROK family protein has translation MSLFIGLDLGGTNLKYALGTGNGDLLIRFSKPSMAFAKQDKIFENMFSAVDQLIEVAASRGETVVAIGIGSPGCVDFETGQLLGSTPNFVDWTNAPIKKRFEERFHVPTWVDNDANMMALAESRKGAGRGYRSVLCATLGTGIGGGMVINGELYRGSHYSAAEIGHIVIEIDGRPCNCGNRGCLEAYAAAPAIVDRYRKKLKRFGVMFDIEGLNTETIFLKAQLNEDLAKETILETCDYLGTGLASVANVIDPDLIILGGGVAEAGNEFIQRIEQAVKQNAIGAIAEKIRVVKAMLNVDAGIIGAILLAAENYAASHSKPRKL, from the coding sequence ATGAGTTTATTTATCGGTTTGGATCTTGGGGGGACAAATTTGAAATATGCGCTGGGCACTGGGAATGGTGATTTGTTGATTCGTTTTAGCAAGCCTTCGATGGCGTTTGCCAAGCAAGATAAGATTTTCGAGAACATGTTTTCCGCTGTGGATCAGTTGATAGAAGTAGCGGCAAGTCGAGGCGAGACCGTGGTTGCCATCGGGATCGGCAGTCCTGGTTGCGTTGATTTTGAGACAGGTCAATTATTGGGTAGCACGCCAAATTTTGTGGATTGGACCAATGCTCCGATCAAAAAGCGTTTCGAAGAGCGATTTCACGTGCCAACTTGGGTTGATAATGATGCGAATATGATGGCTCTGGCGGAGTCGCGCAAAGGAGCTGGCCGGGGATACCGATCCGTTCTCTGCGCGACATTGGGGACAGGAATAGGCGGGGGAATGGTCATCAATGGAGAACTCTATCGAGGTTCACATTATTCAGCAGCGGAGATCGGGCATATTGTGATTGAGATCGATGGTAGGCCGTGCAATTGCGGCAATCGCGGATGTCTCGAGGCTTACGCTGCCGCCCCCGCGATTGTGGATCGCTATCGGAAAAAGTTGAAAAGATTCGGCGTCATGTTCGATATCGAAGGTCTAAATACCGAAACGATCTTTTTGAAAGCACAACTAAACGAAGACCTCGCTAAAGAGACCATTTTGGAGACCTGCGACTATCTAGGGACCGGGCTGGCAAGCGTGGCCAATGTCATCGATCCAGATTTAATCATTCTTGGGGGCGGCGTAGCTGAGGCTGGCAATGAATTTATTCAGCGCATTGAGCAAGCAGTAAAACAAAATGCCATTGGTGCCATTGCCGAAAAGATCCGCGTGGTAAAAGCCATGTTGAACGTCGACGCTGGCATCATTGGCGCGATCCTTCTGGCTGCTGAAAATTATGCGGCATCACATAGCAAACCCAGAAAGCTATAA